The following proteins come from a genomic window of Anticarsia gemmatalis isolate Benzon Research Colony breed Stoneville strain chromosome 25, ilAntGemm2 primary, whole genome shotgun sequence:
- the LOC142983889 gene encoding venom protease-like: MGVWCRCGHIDMASEKCAILFYFFILFCFVRGELNLKDGSACITDGFDGTCVSIYRCESAALTYFYRTAGHLNPEKISPMPEICSYKDDTPIVCCTDCEISDDESYKDYIITPSGFAMKKSGPKALDKCYDYFQRLPYKCRGTEPVSAYKFLADENAHCHQFTIKVPLTAGGRDAKRLEFPHMALLGFGDEQESAQWLCGGTVISERYILTAAHCIHSRQLGQVSFAALGILKRSDPLELWKVHKIKRAVIHPEYKPPSKYNDIALLETETEIEFSDDLLPACLDTGGPRYVYDNTADASGWGQLGHRQSLADTLQVVTLVEYNETECSTSYPVHRHMKRGYDHSSQMCYGSHSKVSDTCQGDSGGPLQINEEDCLYTVLGVTSTGRDCGILGTPGIYTRVSHYLSWIEDIVWPE; this comes from the exons ATGGGTGTGTGGTGTCGGTGTGGGCACATCGATATGGCGTCCGAAAAatgtgcaatattattttatttcttcattttgtTTTGCTTTGTGAGAGGCGAGTTGAATCTTAAAGATG GATCCGCTTGTATTACTGATGGATTTGATGGTACTTGTGTCTCTATATATCGATGTGAATCAGCTGCACTTACCTACTTTTAC CGGACTGCCGGCCACCTTAACCCTGAAAAAATTTCACCAATGCCAGAGATATGTTCCTACAAGGATGACACGCCTATAGTGTGCTGCACTGACTGCGAAATATCTGATGATGAGAG TTATAAAGACTACATAATTACTCCAAGTGGATTTGCGATGAAGAAGTCAGGACCCAAAGCTTTAGACA AATGCTACGACTACTTTCAGCGTCTACCATACAAGTGTCGAGGTACAGAGCCTGTGTCCGCATACAAATTCCTGGCTGACGAAAATGCACATTGCCATCAATTTACTATCAAAGTGCCACTTACAGCGGGCGGGAGAGACGCCAAAAGATTGGAGTTCCCGCACATG GCGCTGCTGGGTTTCGGAGACGAACAGGAGTCAGCTCAGTGGCTGTGCGGCGGCACTGTCATCAGCGAGAGATACATCCTTACAGCGGCACATTGTATACACTCGAGACAACT AGGTCAAGTGTCATTTGCTGCCTTGGGGATTCTGAAGCGAAGTGATCCCTTAGAACTTTGGaaggtacataaaataaagagaGCGGTCATTCACCCGGAGTACAAACCACCTTCCAAATACAACGATATCGCTCTACTGGAGACTGAAACTGA GATTGAATTTAGCGATGACCTCCTGCCAGCCTGTCTGGATACTGGAGGTCCTAGATACGTGTATGACAACACAGCTGATGCTTCTGGCTGGGGGCAGCTTGGACACAGGCAATCGTTAGCTGATACATTGCAAGTG GTGACCCTGGTGGAGTACAACGAGACGGAATGCTCTACATCATATCCTGTTCATCGACACATGAAGCGAGGGTATGATCACTCCTCCCAGATGTGCTATGGATCCCATAGCAAAGTGTCTGATACTTGCCAg GGTGACAGCGGCGGTCCACTCCAAATCAACGAGGAAGATTGCCTCTACACAGTCCTGGGAGTGACGTCCACGGGAAGAGACTGCGGCATCCTGGGCACTCCAGGCATCTACACCAGGGTGTCTCACTATCTGTCCTGGATTGAGGACATCGTGTGGCCTGAGTAA
- the LOC142983986 gene encoding mast cell protease 1A-like, with protein sequence MIVWCRRGRINMASQKCKILLCFFTLFLFVRGELNLEDGSPCVDAGFNGTCVSLYRCGSATIIYTYINAGYGEPEIPPMPEICSYKGDTPIVCCTDCKISDDEINKGYVVTPNGSPRIKKGPKALDKCYDYFQRLPYPCRGNGVVEVERIVEDKNPHCHQYGIHVSLAVGGRNAERWEFPHMALLGFGDEQESAQWLCGGTVISERYILTAAHCVNSGALGRVAFAALGLLKRSDPLELWKVHKIKRAVIHPEYKPPSKYNDIALLETETEIEFGKDLLPACLDTGDTRSKYDDSADASGWGQLGHKNPLADTLQVVTLREYNETECSTSYPIHRHMKRGYDHATQMCFGSHSKVTDTCQGDSGGPLQYNDRKCLYFALGVTSTGRDCGTLGTPGIYTRVSHYVPWIEDIVWPE encoded by the exons GCTCTCCTTGCGTCGACGCAGGATTTAACGGCACATGTGTCTCTTTATACCGATGTGGATCAGCTACGATCATTTACACTTAT ATCAATGCTGGCTACGGGGAGCCTGAAATTCCACCGATGCCTGAGATATGTTCGTACAAGGGTGACACCCCTATCGTCTGCTGCACTGACTGCAAAATATCGGATGATGAGAT aaataaaggcTACGTCGTTACACCAAATGGAAGCCCAAGGATAAAGAAAGGACCCAAAGCTCTTGATA AATGTTACGACTACTTCCAACGCCTTCCATATCCGTGCCGAGGGAACGGGGTGGTGGAGGTCGAGAGGATTGTTGAAGATAAGAACCCACATTGTCATCAATATGGTATCCATGTTTCATTAGCCGTTGGAGGGCGTAATGCCGAGAGATGGGAGTTCCCACACATG GCGCTGCTAGGTTTCGGAGACGAGCAGGAGTCAGCTCAGTGGCTGTGCGGCGGCACTGTCATCAGCGAGAGATACATCCTCACAGCGGCACATTGTGTGAACTCTGGAGCATT AGGTCGAGTGGCGTTCGCTGCATTGGGTCTTTTAAAACGCAGTGATCCCTTAGAACTTTGGaaggtacataaaataaagagaGCGGTCATTCACCCGGAGTACAAACCACCTTCCAAATACAATGATATCGCTCTCCTGGAGACAGAAACTGA GATAGAATTCGGCAAGGACCTGCTCCCAGCGTGCCTGGACACTGGTGATACAAGAAGCAAATATGATGACTCCGCTGATGCTTCAGGCTGGGGGCAGCTTGGACATAAGAATCCTTTAGCTGATACGTTGCAAGTG gTGACCCTGAGAGAATACAACGAGACGGAATGCTCTACATCATATCCTATACATCGACACATGAAGCGAGGGTATGATCATGCTACACAGATGTGCTTTGGCTCTCATAGCAAAGTTACTGATACATGCCAG ggCGACAGCGGCGGTCCTCTTCAATACAACGATCGCAAATGTCTTTACTTTGCCCTGGGAGTGACGTCCACAGGGAGGGACTGCGGCACTCTGGGCACTCCCGGCATCTACACCAGAGTGTCTCACTATGTGCCCTGGATCGAGGACATCGTGTGGCCTGAGTGA